The following DNA comes from Halalkaliarchaeum sp. AArc-CO.
GTAGCGATCCTTATGAGCGGCAATCAAGGCGGACTGATGTCGAGTGCCGGTCTCGTTCGGTACTTCGATGCCGAAGACCGGAACGCCATCACGATCGATCC
Coding sequences within:
- a CDS encoding preprotein translocase subunit Sec61beta, whose amino-acid sequence is MSGNQGGLMSSAGLVRYFDAEDRNAITIDPKTLIAFALLFGVFVQVLSLTV